A stretch of DNA from Deltaproteobacteria bacterium:
ATGGGCTCCCTGATGGGCCTCATGACCATGGCGCACAGCCTGGGGATGCTGGCCGGATCGACCATTGCGGGTCTTATGATGGACCTCTTTCAGCTCCGGGACGCTTTCTGGTTCGGCTCGTGCACGGCCCTTGCGGGGACCGTTCTTTTCTTTTTCCTGTGCCGGAACGTCAAGAAAATAAACCCCAACGTTGCAACGATGGGGTAAAACTGCCTGAAAATGGCGCCGGGTAGCGCGTTGACATTTTCATTAATTTTTGATTTATTCCCAGCGTTGTAAGAACCTGCCTGGTTATAACTTTCACTGCGGAGGCTGCCCCCATGATTCGACGGGAGCATATCAGATTCGACCGCATGGAGTTCGCCGGGTCCCTCGGCGACCTGGGTACCCTGCTGCCTCTGGCTGTCGGGATGATCATGATCAACGGTCTGAACCCCCAGGGCCTCTTTCTGGCCGCCGGCCTTTTCTATATCCTGGGTGGCGTTTACTACCGTATTCCCGTCCCGGTGCAGCCCATGAAAGTCATCGGCGCCTACGCCGTCGCCACCGGGCTCTCCGCCCAGCAGATATCGGCATCCGGCGCCTGGATGGCCCTGATTTTACTGATCGTCGGCCTTACAGGCCTGATCGACCTCATCGGCCGGTATACCCCCAAATCGGTCATCCGGGGCGTCCAGCTTTCCACCGGCGGCCTCCTGATGGCCCAGGGCATAAAGCTCATGTGGGGAACCGCTTCGTTTCAGGCCCTGCGGTCCGTAGCCGAACCCTATCTCAAGATCCAGAGCCTGGGACCCGTGCCCATAGGCATTCTTCTCGGCGTAGCCGGCATTGCCCTGACACTGCTGCTGCTGGAAAACCGCCGCTTTCCCGCCGGTCTGATCGTCGTCGCCGGAGGCATGGTCGTCGGGCTGCTGGCCGGCACCCGCGAAGGCATGGGCAGCCTCAAGCTCGGATTGCATTTGCCTGCGGTGCTGCCCTTCGGCCTGCCATCTGCAGATGACTTCTCCATGGCACTCTTGATGCTGGTGCTTCCCCAGGCCCCCATGACCATCGGCAATGCGGTCGTGGCCTATGCAGACCTGTCCAAAGAATACTATCAGGAGGCCTCGGACAAGGTGACCTATAAAAACGTCTGCTTCAGCATGGCGGCCGGCAACATCCTGTCATTTCTCGTGGGCGGCATGCCGGTCTGTCACGGTGCCGGCGGGCTGGCCGCTCACTACCGCTTCGGTGCCCGCACGGCCGGCTCCAACCTGATCATCGGCGCGATCTTCCTGTTCCTGGCCCTCTTCCTGGGCACCGGCATCCTGGCGGTTGTCTATCTGATCCCCCTTTCCATCCTGGGGGTGCTGCTCCTCTACGCCGGCAGCCAGCTGGGCATGACCATCATGGACCTCATGTCACGCAAGGATTTCTTCGTCGTGCTGGTCATGCTGGGCATCACCCTGGCCACCAACCTGGCGGTGGCCTTTATCGTCGGCATTGCCCTGGCTTACGCCCTCAAGTCGGAGCGGCTGTCCGTTTAACCTAACAGTTGCAACATTGAAGTAAACACCCTATGTTAGACGCGGCTTTTCTGGCTTCTCAAGGTGCCCGCACGTTCCGTCCAACAAGCCGCCGATGGTAATGTCATCGAGGCACTCGAACATGGCGTTGCTGGCCGCGATCCACACCCAGCGGGAAAGACAATCGCCTGCCTTGTTGCAGACACCGCACAGTTTTTCATCCCTTTCGGCACAGTCGGTAATCGCCTCGGTTTCCTCCAGCGTCCTGACAATGTCCCCCACGGTGATACTGTCCGGCGGTTTGTTCAGCATGTGTCCGCCGAATGGCCCTCGCTGACTTTTGATCAAACCGGCCTCTTTCAGTTTCCGGATCAGCTGCTCCAGGTACTTCAGCGAAATATTCTGCCGCCTGGATACATCTCTGAGTGGAACCGGTCCTTTCTTTGCGTTAACCGCCAGATCGAGAATCAACCGTGTGCCATATCTGCTTTTGGTCGTCAGCCTCATGATTTTCCCATGTGGATGCCATCCACCGGTCGGTCGGCCCATTTCCCGGGGTCATCAGGCAACGGGGGATGCTCGGGTCTCTTTCTGGGCAGACATATTTCAAACCGCGAACCCTTCTTCAGCTCGGATTCGACCTTGATGGTGCCGCCGTGTCGTTGGATCACCCGGTTGGCGATAAAAAGCCCCAGGCCGGTTCCCTGCGACCCCTTGGAAGTGAAAAAAAGGGTAAACATTTTTTCCCGCGTTTCGCGATCCATCCCCATGCCGTTGTCCTGGACGATGAAGCAAATATGCCCGTTCCCCGATTCGAACACGTCGAATTTAACGACATGATTCTTTTGGTTTCGATCGAATCTACAGGCATCCACTGCATTTTCCATAAAGTTGACCAGGGCGGCCTGCATCCAGTTGGCATCGACCTCGATTTCGCCCAGGTCAGGTGCGATAGTGGCCTCCAGTTCGATGTTGTTCTTTCTGGCGATGGCCTTTGCATCTCCAAGTACCTTGCCTGCCATACGACCGGCATCGATAGATTCGTAAGTTAGTTGCCGGGATTTTGCGTAATACAGTATATCCAGGACCATTTTACGAATTCTGTCCGTCATCTGTTTGACCTGGTTGAAGGCTTTGTCGATGCGCTTGTCATCGTTGCGGGCCAATCCGGTTTCCAGCTGATAAATGCCGCCATCCAGAGCCGTCAGCATCCCTTTGACACCGTGGGACATGGAACCGATCATCAGGCCAAGGGATGTCAGATGGTCCTGAAGTTGCCTCAGCCGGGTAATATTGGTGGACATCTCCATCACCTGGGTGATCTGCCCCAGAGAATTCCTGATGGGTGCAGTCCAGGTCAGCACGTTGTACTGCTTCCCTGATTTCGACGTGACGATTTCCTCTGTCGGGTGGGGCAAACCATCGTTGAAGGTCGCTGCAACCGGACACTCCTGGCAGGGTGTCCCCCGATGCTTGTAGACTTCATAACAAGGGGATCCGATTTCGTCACCGAAATCTCTTTTGAACATCCGGTTGGTTGCCGTCAAGCGGAATTCCTTGTCCTGAACGGATATGTAACAGGGCACCTCGTCGAAAAGCTGCTGGTACAAATTCTGAGCATTGCTAAGCTCCTTGAACCTTTTCTTGTACCGCGCAATCTTTTTATTCATGGCCATCCAGGTCAGTGCCTGCTTTACGGCCAGATCCAGGGCAGCGCTTTTCACAGGCTTCATCAGGTAATGTACGACATCCTGCTTCAAGAGGTCCAATATCTGATCGATCCGGTCTGCGGTAGACATGACAATGAGTTGAATGTGCGGATGGGTTTTTTTTATCTGCTTCAGGAGATAGACCGCATCCATATCCGGAAGACCCGCATCGGCCAACACGATGTCGGCGCTCATATGATCGAACATCATCAAAACATCATCCGTACTGTCGGCTTGATAGACATCGAGCTGCTGTCTTTCGAGATAGACTCTCAGGGCATCGGCGTGGCTTTTGTCCTTGTCTATGAGTAATATTTCGGCCGCCATACGACTGTTTCCCGTAACCGTGTCTTGCGCACATGCGTTAAGCGCGCATCAATCATATATATTCCTTGACAATGGCCAGCAGTTCTTCACGATCGAACGGTTTGGTTAAACTGGCCACAGCTTTACCGATAGCATGCTCACTCCCGGAAAACCCGGTGATGACGATCACCGGCGTATTCTTGAGTTCTTTCACTTCGCTCATTTTGCGATAAAACCGCGGCCCCCACTCTCCGGGCATTTCAAGATCGAGGGTAATCAGATCGGGGCGTTCCTTTCTGGCAACGTCAAACCCCTCCTGGGCGTTGCCGGCCGAGCAGGTTGCGTACCCCTCGTCTTCAAACAGTGTAACCAGGTAGTCAACGATATTGGGATCATCATCGATAATCAGAATCTTCTTTTTCATCGGCGCCTCTCTGCTGTCTTGTTGTTGGAACGCTACGGTTTACCTCAACGTTGGGGTTTATCTGTTGACACTGATAACCGGGCATCCCGCCCGGACAATCACCTGCTCGATATTGCTTCCCAGCCGGTCGTCCGTTTCTCCCACCTTCTGAGCGTGGTGGGCCATCACGATCAGGTCCGCGTGCTTTTCCCGGGCGTATTTTACAATCTCGACATAGGGCACCCCCTCCCAGACATCGAATGAATAGTCGTTGAGGTCGTCTTTGATTTTGGCAACATATCGGCCGCGTATCATCCTCAAAGACGCCCTTATCCTGGATTCGATTTCGTCCTGGGTCAGCAGACGCCCCATGTGCATGGTGCTGATGTCGAGGGCGTGGAAAATATGCATTTCGCAGTTCAGTTCCCTGGCCAGCTTGCAGGCAAAGGTAAAGGCGGCATCGGATGCTTTCGAAAAATCCGTTCCGAAAACAATGTTGGACATCCCCCCCCAAAAAGAGGCGGACGGCCGGTTGACGACAAGAACCGGGCAGGGGGCCGCCTTGGACACGCGCTGCAGGGTGGAGCCCGCCATGCCCTTTTTATAAACGGACGTCTCCGCATCTCCGGTGCTGCCGCCCAGCACGATAAGATCCGGAGCGCTCTGCCTGGCCTCACGCAGGATTTCACGATGCGGGAACCCGATGGTGACCTTGATGTCGTAATCATCCGCCGTTTCAAGCTGAACCGCATAATGGGTCTTGATTTCCTCTTCAACCCAGGCGGTGTAATCGTCGTCGAGGACCACCTTCTCCTTGGTTTTTACATCCATGACAATCTGGCTGAACCCACGGGTGGGCACCCCCAGCACGTGAAAAATGGTGATGTGGGCCTTGTAATTCTGAGCCATGTTGAACGCTACCCGTGCTGCGTGGTCGCTCGCTTCTGTCGCAGATGTAGCAAACAATATTTTTTTAAACATAGGTCACCTCATGCCCTGGTGAAAGGATCGGTCCACTGTTATGCGTCCGGCTGAAGGTGCTCCGGCACCTCGACCATGCTGATTAGAAGCGGCTTTAAAAAGGACCATTCGATACCGATTTTATACTCCTCCTCGAGATCACGAATGGCATCCCAGCAGTTGTGGCAGGGTGCAACCACCAATTCGGCACCGGTATTCATGATTTGGTCCCGTTTGGTGATCAGGGCCTTGTTTCGCTGGGGCCTATAAATACCGATCCCGTTGAAGCCGCCGCCGCCGCCGCAGCAGTAATTGTGCTCCCTGTTGGGAGCCATATCCCTGAAATACCCGGGTTCGACGATGTAGCTCATGATTTCCCTGGTAATTTCCTTTAAACCGTGATTGCGGATGTAATTACAGGAATCCTGAAGGGTAACCGGGCGTTTAATCCGTTTGGCCGGATCGACCTTGAGCTTGCCTTTGCGCAATGCCTCGGCCAGCCATTCAACGTAATGAATCGACTCGACAGGCGGCAGCCCGTTGCTTCTTCCGGCCCAGTAGGGACCTTCGACAACCGTCGCCCGGTGCGCATGTCCGCACTCGGTCCCGACCATGCGCTTGGGTTTCAGACGCTCCATGGCGGCATAGACGCTTTCCACCTGCATTTTGCAGGCGGCCCAGTCACCGGCAAACATGGCAAGGCTTGTCTGTTCCCACCCCTTGGAGGTCACGGTCCATTTCTCGCCCGCCAGATGAAAAAGAATGGCTGCTTCGGCGAGATCCTCGGGGTAATGTTTGACCTCCCTGGCATTCACCGTGTACAGGATGTCGGCATTTTCAACGTCGACCGGAACCTCGAGTCCAGGGTAATCCTCTTCATACTCTTCCACCATCCATTCGAAGGTTTCCACAAAGTCCTCGTCGGTCACATCCATCTGCGCCCGATACACCCGGTGCATGCCGGCGCCGATCTTCAGTTCCCAGGGGACGAATCCCTGCTGGTACAAAAGCCCCCGTAGATAACCGAACATGATCCCCATATCGATGCCGTGAGGGCAGTACATGCCGCAGCGATTGCAGCAGGTGCATTTGGCCCAGGCGGTTTCCATGGCCATGTGCATGAAATCGTTGTCCACCTTGCCCTGCCGTTTGACGATCTCCCCCAGCGTGGATTGAATTTTGTACGCCGGTACCTGTTTGGGGTCGCGGTCATTGATCAGATAGAGAAAGCAGCTGTCGGCGCACATGCCGCAATGGGCGCATATCTCCAGCCAGGTTTTCATCCTGGACTTCAAGGAGTTTCGAATGGTTGTCCACAGAAGGGCGCTGTCGACATCGAGCGACTTCATCTCCTCATAGTAGACCCGCCCGCCGGTATCCGACAGAAGCGCCTTCAGGGCTTCCTCGGTTTCTATCGGTTTTTTATTGCAGAGTGTTCCTTCAGGCATGGGTTTTGCCCCCTATTGTTCAGTTCTCACACATCGGTTTGGTATAATTTCCATGGCACGTTTTGTAAAAACAGACACGCTCACACTGTTGCGATTTTCTTTGCTCACCCCGGTGTTGCGACTCGCGGGGCACTACCAGGCCATTCCCTTCCCCTTCATCCCCCCGCGTTTGATACCGAAGTCCATGCCGAGCTGAGCGCGCGAGGCGAAAAACAGCACGATATGCGACAACTTGGTAAAGGGGGCCGCCAACAGCAGTGCCTCTCCACAAAGAATGTGCAGGATCAGCCAGAATGAATAGTTGCCGACTTCGTAGCGCGCCAGAAGCCCGGTCACGAACGGGGCTACCGACAAAAGCAAAATAAGGTAGTCATAAGCGGTCGTGAGGATTCTCACTTCGGGCAGGGCGATGCGCCTGAGGGCCAGAAATACGGCGCTGACCACCACCCCCCAGGTAAGGATGTCGGCCAGGGTCGGATTCAGCGTGACAAGGGACATGCCGATTTTTTCTTTCAGAAAAACGTTGTGCGCCAGAAGAAAAAGCGGTACCAGAACCGCACCGGTGTGGAACCCGAAAAACATGATTGTCATGAAAGGCTGTTTGCGCCAACTGTGGGTACCGAAGGGCAGCAACCACCGGTAAATGGAGCGCCAGGCCCCTTTCAGTCCCTGAACGGGAAATGCCCGGTAAGCCACCCTGTCCAACTGCCAGTGCAGTCCCTTGAAATACAAGATAAAGCGCACCAGCATGCCGATAATGAAGACACTGACGGAGAGCCAAAACAAGGGCCCGGTGATCAATCCAACCATGAAATCCTCCAAAATGTCCTAACCTGATATGTCGGGCGGTTTTAGCGTGGGATCCTTCTCATCCCCGCTCTGCCAGCCCTTTCGAAGGAAGGAAGCGGGGCTGACAGAAAAAACACCCCGACGGCTCACCGAATCAATACGTCGGCTTTTTCTCGTCCCTGCCGGTCAAAAAGCGCCAGAAAAGCGGCAGGGCGATCAACACAACGGCCATTACGATATAGGTGATGTTTTTGGAATGCAGCATGAAATCCTGCAAGGTGTAAAAAACGCCTTCCATTTGGTTTCTCCTTAGTGCTCGTGTCGGTAATCGGGATGCTCATACAAAATCGGCATGTGGGTAACGATAAAACGATACACGACCACACCGACGGTAACGATGAAAACCGAGATGGCGATTTCCATCCAACTCGGGACGTATCTTTGGGCTGCAGGCAGCTGCCAGTTGAACGCCACCATGGATATGTTCAGACGGTTCAGCACCAGCCCCCCAACCGACCAGGCGGCGGCCCACCGCGCAAGGCGCAGGTTCCTCTCTCTTGCAGCCAGAGCATAGACAAAGGCCGGCAACACCACGAAGCCGATCATTTCCACCAGATACCACACCCCCCAGCCCGTGGTCAGGTAGTGCCAGTTGTTGTCGATGGCCAGGCCGATCACCTTGATGCCCACATACCCCATCATCACGAAGGATGCTGCCTTGGCAAACCCCAGGGCCACACCTTCGCTCTTGGCCAGATGGGCGTCATCCATTTTGTGATGCAGGTAGCGATGCGCCAAACTGCCCTCGAAGATCACCATGGACATGCCGGCAAATATGCTGGAAACGAAGAAGTAGACCGGCAAGTAGCTGGAATACCAGAGGGGGTGCAGTTTGGATGGTACGATCATGAACAGGGCGCCCAGGGATGACTGGTGGAGAGTGGAAAGAATGACCCCCAAAATGGTCAAGACCAGGGTCATGCGCACGATGATGTTTCTTGTCTTCCTGAAGCCCAGCCATTCGAGAGCGGCCGGGCTGTATTCGATGAACAGGACGGTCAGGTAGAGAAAGACGCACAGGCCCACTTCGTATAGAAGAGACGTCGTACCCGGCGAGAAAAAAATGGGATAGGGCAGCCGCCAGGGGCGGCCGACATCGTAGTGCAGAGCGAATACGACAAGGGCGTACCCGAGAAAGGCGGTCAGGATCGCCGGCCGGACAGCGCTGTGGTAGCGTTTCAGGCCGAAGATGTAGCAGGTGGCGGACGTTACATAACCACCGGCGGCCAGGGCGACGCCACAGAGCAGATCGAATCCGATCCACAACCCCCAGGGGTTGTTGTCATCCAGGTTGGTAACCGCCCCGATCCCCTTGGTAAAGCGCAGAACCGTCAACACCAAGCCCACGAGGATGATAATGCCGGCAACCACGTTGAATGGGGTGAGTATTTTTTTGTCACGTCTGTCATCCTGCGACATTTACTTTTCCTCCTTGCGCTTCTCGGCAGCACCAATTTCTTCAGCCGGCTGCTTTTCCGCTTCAGACGGTTTGGCGGCCTCCTCCAGGGCCTTTTTTACCTCCAGGTTGATGGCCGCTTCCTTTTCTTTGTTCATTTTATCTTTCAGTTCAGCCAACTTGACCTTCATCTCTTCATTGGCATCGGCAACCGTTGCCGCGATCGCCTCGATGCGCTCCTGCGCCGCAATCTGATCCTTGCGTCTGGAAATGGCATAAATACCTGTCAACAGCACCGGCCACAGCCCCACGACAATCGGCACCGCCGACAGGGGGCCGGCCGTCAGGCTCGGTGCGGGCTGTATCCCCAGATCCTCACGCATCCCCAACTCACCAAAAGGCCGTGCCGAAAGATACAGCCAACTGGTTCCTCCCATTTCGGTTTCGCCGTAAATATGGTCGACATACGTTTGCGGAAAGCGCTGAATGCGCCGGCGAGCCTCTTTAATCAACTTTTCCCGCGGGCCGAAGGTCAGGGCCTCCTTGGGGCAGGATGCCACGCAACCCGGCAAAAGGCCCTTCTCGATGCGGGGCAGACAAAGCGTGCACTTCATCACCCGTGGGGTAAAGGCCTTATTATACTCGTAGGCGGGAATGTTGAAGGGACAGGCGATCATACAATAGCGGCAGCCCACACACAGGGAAGCGTCGTAAGTCACCGCCCCGGTCCTGTCCTTCCGGAACGCCTTGACAAAGCAGACCGACGCACAGGCCGGCTCCAGGCAATGGTTGCACTGTATCTTAACAAAGGTCGGGTGAGCTTTGTCCTCTCCCTGAAAGCGATTGACGACCGTATAGGCATGACTGGTTGTTCGGCGCTCTTGATTCAAAACAGACAAGTCGTCGAACGGCTGTTGCGGTTCCGGTAGAGCATTGACGGTGTTGCAGGCCCGTTCACACTGCCTGCAGCCGATGCACCGGGTAATATCGTGCAAAACACCCAAACTGCCGGGATAGCCTTTGAAATGCTTGGTTGAGGCTGCCGATGCACTGCCGCCCATCACTGCGCCGGCGCCCGCTGCCGCGCCGATCCAGCCCAGGAATTTTCTCCGGGTTATACCCATATTACCACCTCAAATCCTGTTTCAAGATCCTCTTTTAGCTTTTTCCTTGTGACATTTTGTGCAGTCCGTGGCCGCTGGTTCTTCAATTCCCATTGCCTGATGACAGCCCATGCACTGCCCGTGGTAGGCGCCTTTCAACCCGGGGCGACCGTCCTGATCGTTTTTAAAGGCCTCGCCATGGCACGCGGCACACCTGCTGGGCTGGAGCGTTGCCGGTGCATTGTGATGACAGCCGGCGCACAGGGTAAGGTCGTCCTTGTGAAAATAAGCCGCCATTTTGTTTTCCCTGACGCCTGCCATGAGGGCGCGCACAATTTTCCGGTGGGGGAATTGAACGGCCTCGTACGTATGCGCCATCCGGTCGATTTTTACTGTGCTGGGAATCTTTTCGTCCGCCATATTCGACTTCGCCCGCTCCCGGGCGCCCAGTGACTGACGTGCGGCGTCAGCCCTGGTTTCCACCTCCATGGGCAGTGGGTTCAGGCCGGACTTGTCCACGGCGTGACACCGGGCGCATGCCGTCTGACTGGACGGCTTGTTCGGCCGCAGCGAGTGGCAGCCGGCACACTCCGCGGCTGTCGTGGCCTGGTTGTGGCAGCCGATGCAGCTGTGGTTCGATGTCGTGCTGTGCATGGCCTGGGCCAACTGTACGTCGGCCCCTTTGGCGTCCCCTTTTTCCGTATGACATTGCGAGCATCTTGTCAGCGACGCGTGGTGACACGAACGGCATGCATCGGTTTTTCCCTCATGGGCTCGATGATTGAAGGCCACCGGGTTCATGTGTTCCGCCAGGGCTTCTTCCAAATCGCCAGCGGCCCCCTGGTTGTCGTCAGGCGACATCCAGCTGGCAAGCAGCACCCAATCAGGTTGATTCCTTTCGAGACGCGGCACCACTTCGACAACCGCAATCTTCGCCTGCTCCCCCTTTGCGTGACATCCGGAACACGTTACAGGACCGGCTTTCTCGGAACGAGCCTTAAGCTGCTGGTGACAGCCGACACATGACGCGTGTGATGCCCAGCGGATCGATGATGCGTTTTCCGTCTTCGTATCTTTGTGACAGTACAGGCAGCTCTGCTCGGTGCCTTTTCGTTGAACGGTTTTGCGGATCGTTGCGTCGTAAATATGGTGGCAGGCACTGCAGTTTGTGTCTGCGTACATCTTGCCGGGCTGGATTGCCTTGGATGAAGCGTGACGGTAGTGCAGGGATTTGTCGAAATCGATGGGCTCCCAGGCGGAGGCATCTTTGAGCGCCGTCTGGGTGTGGCAGGACCGGCAACTTCCCTCCAGCGGCCCTGACTTCCTGCCCGACGTCAAGGTTTCTGTATGACAGGCGACGCAGTTCTCGTGATAAAGGGCCATGTCCCCTGCTGGGGTTCCATTTTTCAATCGCTTGAATTTGAAAACAAAACGATTGTTCTGCTGAAGGTGGCAGGCGCTGCAGTCCTTGTTCTCGCCAAGCGCCCGGGTGTGCCGGTCGTGGGCAAAGGGGACGCTCGGCATTTGTTGGCCGCCGGTAACGTCGGGCAAATCGATGAAAACAATATCGACCGGTGCGCTGCTTTCCTCCGGACCGGCAGCAACCATCGCCAGGCCGCCTGAAACGAGCATTAAAATAGTGGCGCAAACCGCACTGAATCGCCACAGACGGGAAACTCTCTTTGCCATGGTATCATCCTCATGGTTTCGTTATGCCGGTTGCCCCAACCTTTTCCAGCACAAATTATTGATGAACGCCAACAGAGCATTCTACTCGGGAATACGCATCTGATCCCAAATATAGCCATTCAGATTTATATAGTATAACAAGTATTTACAGTGAAAATGGATGTGGCCGGACTCTATTCCTACTATTTTAATAGGATTCTTTCCTACCAATTATGTAGGGTATGTCAAGAAAAAAAATGCCTTTGCACGTTATTGAAGGTAATTAACGGATGGTTTCATGCGACGTGTGGATTTATAATATCCTATTTTCATTATAAAAAATTTGTTTCTGTCACTTTTTTTACTTGACACGAAATACATTATCTGTCAACGCTATCATCTGATTGTCTGACAACTACCCACCAATAATGCCGTAACGTGAGGTCAAATCATGCCTGTGCCGTTCGAGCCGAAAATGAAACCGAGACTGAATGTGCTCCACCCGGATGACCTTGATGAAGTCTATTCCGCAACGCTGGAAATACTGGAGCATACCGGCGTAAAAATCACCCATCCACGCATTCTTGCACTGCTGGACGATGCCGGCGCCCGCGTGGATGAAAATCTTGTTCGCCTTCCGGACTGGATGATCAAAGACGCGTTGCGCAAAGCGCCGTCCCGTATCGTGCTCGGTGATCGCGACGGTAATCGCTCGGTGAAGCTGGAACGCAACAGGAGCTGGTTCGGCGCCAGTCTCGACTGTATCGATTACCTCGAACCCTTCTCTCGGGAAAGACGCAGATTTTTCCTCGAAGATTGCCGCACCACCGCATCCCTTCTCGATGTCCTACCCAACTATACGTGGGGGATGACATTCGGCATGGCTGATAATGTGCCGCCAAAATTAGCCGATCGACTCGTTTTAAAAGAGGCGATGACTTACACGACGAAGCCCATGGTCTTCTGCTGCGGGGATGTCGAAAGCCTTGAAGAGATCTACGAGATGGCCATCATTTTTTCCGGGAGTGAAAAGCAGTTTCTAAACGCCCCGACGATCGTGATGCTGGTCGATCCAATTTCTCCGCTCACGTTTACCGATGAAGTTTTGGAAAAGATGATTTTCTGTGCTGAAAAAAGAATACCCCAAATCTGCTATGGGGCCCCTCAGGCAGGTA
This window harbors:
- the hybB gene encoding Ni/Fe-hydrogenase cytochrome b subunit yields the protein MSQDDRRDKKILTPFNVVAGIIILVGLVLTVLRFTKGIGAVTNLDDNNPWGLWIGFDLLCGVALAAGGYVTSATCYIFGLKRYHSAVRPAILTAFLGYALVVFALHYDVGRPWRLPYPIFFSPGTTSLLYEVGLCVFLYLTVLFIEYSPAALEWLGFRKTRNIIVRMTLVLTILGVILSTLHQSSLGALFMIVPSKLHPLWYSSYLPVYFFVSSIFAGMSMVIFEGSLAHRYLHHKMDDAHLAKSEGVALGFAKAASFVMMGYVGIKVIGLAIDNNWHYLTTGWGVWYLVEMIGFVVLPAFVYALAARERNLRLARWAAAWSVGGLVLNRLNISMVAFNWQLPAAQRYVPSWMEIAISVFIVTVGVVVYRFIVTHMPILYEHPDYRHEH
- a CDS encoding response regulator; this translates as MAAEILLIDKDKSHADALRVYLERQQLDVYQADSTDDVLMMFDHMSADIVLADAGLPDMDAVYLLKQIKKTHPHIQLIVMSTADRIDQILDLLKQDVVHYLMKPVKSAALDLAVKQALTWMAMNKKIARYKKRFKELSNAQNLYQQLFDEVPCYISVQDKEFRLTATNRMFKRDFGDEIGSPCYEVYKHRGTPCQECPVAATFNDGLPHPTEEIVTSKSGKQYNVLTWTAPIRNSLGQITQVMEMSTNITRLRQLQDHLTSLGLMIGSMSHGVKGMLTALDGGIYQLETGLARNDDKRIDKAFNQVKQMTDRIRKMVLDILYYAKSRQLTYESIDAGRMAGKVLGDAKAIARKNNIELEATIAPDLGEIEVDANWMQAALVNFMENAVDACRFDRNQKNHVVKFDVFESGNGHICFIVQDNGMGMDRETREKMFTLFFTSKGSQGTGLGLFIANRVIQRHGGTIKVESELKKGSRFEICLPRKRPEHPPLPDDPGKWADRPVDGIHMGKS
- a CDS encoding response regulator; amino-acid sequence: MKKKILIIDDDPNIVDYLVTLFEDEGYATCSAGNAQEGFDVARKERPDLITLDLEMPGEWGPRFYRKMSEVKELKNTPVIVITGFSGSEHAIGKAVASLTKPFDREELLAIVKEYI
- a CDS encoding 4Fe-4S dicluster domain-containing protein: MTRRKFLGWIGAAAGAGAVMGGSASAASTKHFKGYPGSLGVLHDITRCIGCRQCERACNTVNALPEPQQPFDDLSVLNQERRTTSHAYTVVNRFQGEDKAHPTFVKIQCNHCLEPACASVCFVKAFRKDRTGAVTYDASLCVGCRYCMIACPFNIPAYEYNKAFTPRVMKCTLCLPRIEKGLLPGCVASCPKEALTFGPREKLIKEARRRIQRFPQTYVDHIYGETEMGGTSWLYLSARPFGELGMREDLGIQPAPSLTAGPLSAVPIVVGLWPVLLTGIYAISRRKDQIAAQERIEAIAATVADANEEMKVKLAELKDKMNKEKEAAINLEVKKALEEAAKPSEAEKQPAEEIGAAEKRKEEK
- a CDS encoding universal stress protein, with protein sequence MFKKILFATSATEASDHAARVAFNMAQNYKAHITIFHVLGVPTRGFSQIVMDVKTKEKVVLDDDYTAWVEEEIKTHYAVQLETADDYDIKVTIGFPHREILREARQSAPDLIVLGGSTGDAETSVYKKGMAGSTLQRVSKAAPCPVLVVNRPSASFWGGMSNIVFGTDFSKASDAAFTFACKLARELNCEMHIFHALDISTMHMGRLLTQDEIESRIRASLRMIRGRYVAKIKDDLNDYSFDVWEGVPYVEIVKYAREKHADLIVMAHHAQKVGETDDRLGSNIEQVIVRAGCPVISVNR
- a CDS encoding 4Fe-4S dicluster domain-containing protein — translated: MPEGTLCNKKPIETEEALKALLSDTGGRVYYEEMKSLDVDSALLWTTIRNSLKSRMKTWLEICAHCGMCADSCFLYLINDRDPKQVPAYKIQSTLGEIVKRQGKVDNDFMHMAMETAWAKCTCCNRCGMYCPHGIDMGIMFGYLRGLLYQQGFVPWELKIGAGMHRVYRAQMDVTDEDFVETFEWMVEEYEEDYPGLEVPVDVENADILYTVNAREVKHYPEDLAEAAILFHLAGEKWTVTSKGWEQTSLAMFAGDWAACKMQVESVYAAMERLKPKRMVGTECGHAHRATVVEGPYWAGRSNGLPPVESIHYVEWLAEALRKGKLKVDPAKRIKRPVTLQDSCNYIRNHGLKEITREIMSYIVEPGYFRDMAPNREHNYCCGGGGGFNGIGIYRPQRNKALITKRDQIMNTGAELVVAPCHNCWDAIRDLEEEYKIGIEWSFLKPLLISMVEVPEHLQPDA
- a CDS encoding Rrf2 family transcriptional regulator yields the protein MRLTTKSRYGTRLILDLAVNAKKGPVPLRDVSRRQNISLKYLEQLIRKLKEAGLIKSQRGPFGGHMLNKPPDSITVGDIVRTLEETEAITDCAERDEKLCGVCNKAGDCLSRWVWIAASNAMFECLDDITIGGLLDGTCGHLEKPEKPRLT
- a CDS encoding putative sulfate/molybdate transporter, with the protein product MIRREHIRFDRMEFAGSLGDLGTLLPLAVGMIMINGLNPQGLFLAAGLFYILGGVYYRIPVPVQPMKVIGAYAVATGLSAQQISASGAWMALILLIVGLTGLIDLIGRYTPKSVIRGVQLSTGGLLMAQGIKLMWGTASFQALRSVAEPYLKIQSLGPVPIGILLGVAGIALTLLLLENRRFPAGLIVVAGGMVVGLLAGTREGMGSLKLGLHLPAVLPFGLPSADDFSMALLMLVLPQAPMTIGNAVVAYADLSKEYYQEASDKVTYKNVCFSMAAGNILSFLVGGMPVCHGAGGLAAHYRFGARTAGSNLIIGAIFLFLALFLGTGILAVVYLIPLSILGVLLLYAGSQLGMTIMDLMSRKDFFVVLVMLGITLATNLAVAFIVGIALAYALKSERLSV